In the Nilaparvata lugens isolate BPH chromosome 9, ASM1435652v1, whole genome shotgun sequence genome, one interval contains:
- the LOC111047100 gene encoding uncharacterized protein LOC111047100, with product MATEYGQPFSPEEIGFALRDTKPGKAPGFDNINPEFLINCGKYAKVWLARFFTDIMQTGNIPKELKQSKIIAILKPGKPADLPASYRPIALLSVLFKLLERLIYNRICQKIFDVIPIEQAGFRPKRSTCDQVLSLTTFIERGFQERLKTSAASIDLSAAYDTVWREGMIYKFLQVIPCKLTARLLNNMLSDRTFQVIMGANKSTQRKLKNGLPQGSVLAPLLFSLYIADLPETQSKKFGYADDWVLATGSKSFEEAEEVLTQDLEKLGRYFRQWRLKPNASKTEVSCFHLNNKLAKKELKIQFENTLLLHNSTPKYLGVTLDRTLSLKAHLTKTAEKLRTRNNVVQKLCGTSWGASASTLRSTALSLVFSAAEYCAPVWLNSPHTHRIDAQLNNTMGMISGVIKSTPTEWLPVLSHIPPPNLRRKNALIREFEKISNNPDLRIHEDIENANKTRLRSRKPPTKTAIDTATEQNFNLLSAWQQEWTMKQRDQIPWFSQKPPGFGLPRKAWSTLNRIRTKHGRCGDLLYKWGKIPSPSCECGEKQTIDHIVKECAITAFRGGTEEDFLMATPESIAYLNGLDI from the coding sequence ATGGCAACAGAATATGGTCAGCCTTTTTCACCTGAAGAAATTGGATTTGCACTCAGGGACACAAAGCCTGGTAAAGCACCAGGATTTGATAACATAAATCCAGAATTCCTTATCAACTGTGGAAAATATGCTAAAGTATGGCTGGCAAGATTTTTCACTGATATTATGCAGACAGGTAACATACCAAAGGAATTGAAGCAATCAAAAATAATAGCAATTTTGAAGCCTGGAAAACCTGCAGACTTGCCAGCAAGCTATAGGCCTATAGCATTACTATCAGTACTCTTCAAATTACTGGAAAGGCTAATCTACAACAGAATTTGTCAGAAGATCTTTGATGTAATACCAATTGAACAGGCTGGTTTTAGACCAAAGCGAAGCACCTGTGATCAAGTTCTGTCACTTACCACATTCATTGAAAGAGGATTCCAGGAGAGGCTTAAAACCTCCGCTGCTTCCATCGACTTGTCTGCAGCCTATGACACAGTTTGGAGGGAGGGTATGATATATAAGTTTCTTCAGGTAATCCCATGTAAACTGACAGCTCGTCTTCTAAACAACATGCTGAGTGATCGTACATTCCAAGTCATCATGGGTGCCAACAAGAGTACAcaaagaaaactgaaaaatggCCTGCCACAAGGCTCAGTCCTTGCACCTTTGCTCTTCAGTCTTTACATTGCTGACTTGCCAGAGACTCAGTCTAAAAAGTTTGGCTATGCTGATGATTGGGTACTAGCAACTGGGTCTAAATCATTTGAAGAAGCAGAGGAAGTCTTAACTCAAGAtctggaaaaacttggaagataTTTTCGACAATGGCGCTTGAAGCCAAACGCCAGCAAGACAGAGGTTTCATGCTTCCACCTAAACAACAAACTTGCCAAGAAAGAactcaaaattcaatttgagaacaCATTGCTCCTCCATAACAGCACTCCTAAATACCTCGGCGTAACACTCGATAGAACTCTCTCCTTAAAAGCCCACTTAACAAAAACAGCGGAAAAGTTGAGGACCAGGAATAATGTTGTTCAAAAGCTTTGTGGAACTAGCTGGGGGGCTTCAGCTTCAACCCTGCGCTCAACAGCTCTGAGTCTTGTATTTTCTGCTGCTGAATATTGTGCACCTGTGTGGCTAAACAGTCCTCACACACACAGAATAGATGCCCAACTCAACAATACAATGGGAATGATTAGTGGAGTCATCAAATCAACACCTACTGAATGGCTTCCAGTTCTAAGCCACATACCACCACCAAACCTGCGTCGTAAAAATGCTCTCATcagagaatttgaaaaaatttcaaataacccAGACCTGAGAATACATGAGGATATTGAAAATGCAAATAAAACCCGCTTGCGATCAAGAAAGCCACCAACAAAAACTGCAATCGATACTGCTACAGAACAGAACTTCAATTTGCTTAGTGCATGGCAGCAGGAATGGACTATGAAGCAGCGAGATCAAATCCCATGGTTCTCCCAAAAGCCACCAGGTTTTGGCTTACCAAGGAAAGCTTGGTCGACTCTAAACAGAATTAGAACCAAGCACGGTCGATGTGGTGACTTGTTGTATAAATGGGGCAAAATACCATCGCCCTCCTGTGAATGTGGGGAAAAACAAACAATTGACCATATAGTGAAAGAGTGTGCAATCACAGCCTTCAGAGGAGGAACAGAAGAAGATTTCTTGATGGCAACTCCAGAGTCAATAGCTTACTTAAACGGACTGGATATATGA